The Dreissena polymorpha isolate Duluth1 chromosome 4, UMN_Dpol_1.0, whole genome shotgun sequence region gtggatatttttattgaatgatctcttttattttgcaaatatatttcctaATGCATACgccaacatattttattatattcccACTTTTTCTGTTTGATGTTTGTTGCAAAAATGAAACAGTTAATGTGTCTTATGCGAGCTACAAAAGGGCATCTACCTGAGCAAAGTGAAGTGCAtgtcttgttaaatatttaaacaaaatacaaaaatataatcagcattaacaattttttttgtttgttttgctgacGAGCTTGAAAGCCAATTTTATAGTGATAAACAATTTATCGCAggacattttgttttaatatgctTTTTTGAGAAAGTAAcattgcaacaacaacaattctaTTGTGTAAACAAAACACTTTTCATACTCCCTTTCACGGGAATCCGGTCAAGGCAATATCTCCTGAACATTCAATATTACCTCATCGCCTTATATTGTTGACAGAGTTAgaattaaacaaatgtttcaatGCCAAGTAGTAATCTCACCGGTAAGATAAATTAATCTGGAACTATTGATATAATCGAAAGTTCTTGTCAGAATCGAATTTTTGTAATTGAAACACCAACGACGTCAACAAGAAGTTGTTTTCCCTCTTATCTTGTCTGATATATTGCATATTTAACCCATACACACTATAGAAGACACTGGCATGCTTTCATCTTGTTTTCGGTTTTTTAGATAAGTGTTGTAAATGACGGGCATACGTgtatttatatcaaagaaaaGGGAGTGGTTTCGTCCTTATGTAACCACTATTGTGTAACTTATTTtgcgaatattatttttataagacGAATCTAATATGTTTCCACGATTATTTCAGATTGAATGTTAATGATCTGGCGCGTAATGTTTATAATTACATTGAACCAGGCGTCTTCTGTTTCTATAATTCCTTCACTTAATTGAATCGCTtggaaaacaatatattttaaatggtGTATTAGATATTCATGTAGTATGGATAAGACATACAATATTCAAATAATGGTAATAAAGTCGGAACGAGTGATCGCCAAATAAAAGACGACAGTTTGACCTTTTTCCATAAATCGATGTGCTCGAATCGTATCTAAACAAATTGCTTTTACAAATATATCAGTGCGACAAAAACGGCGATTGATACTTCATCACAAAATGaagcatttttttgttaaattccaTACAGGCAGGTGAACGCCTGTTGATATAGTGAGCATTTAAGAGCTTGGTATTTAAATAGATGCTAAATTGCAAAACGCAAGCTAATTCGTAACAAAtatggaaaaacaacaacaacagacacTATACGtaattaagaaatatgcataataagGACATTGAATATAAGCTTAAACTTATgttgtttaaacataaaatactttttgtaACTCCACggtaaaaatgcaaataatatttgaattattataactcgatttttctatcGTCGTCTTCGTCGCCTGCAGCATCTGCTTTTGTGCTCGGGTTATGGTCTCCAAGGCAaattaaaaggaccttttcacgttttgataagtTGACGAAATTGAtacaattgtttcagatttgcaactTTTCGTTGTTGatatatttgcgaggaaacaatcATTAGGAACATTTATACTATGCtcgaaaatatccattatatgcatcttttgacaatttaaacacCTGAAATTAAATAGCGTAAACACccaaaacgattgaatgatttggagagttctgttgtattTTATGACGTAACGAGGAATGCTAATATACGTATACAATACACTATCAAAATAAGAGCACGGATGGCAGAGtagtttaaatgcattttttttactcCAAGTGTCAGCAGTTCGAGCCTAgatgaggtttacttttttctttctttaatttattctttttttactggagaaatTTAattccagtgtttacatttataaatttatagcatttaatgactCACTTTACTACATGAAAAAAATcggtgaaaaggtccatttaggTAAAAATGTTGTTGCGGACAGCGTGTAGTGCAGCTGCTTTTTCTTCTTATATGACGAACACATTGGCGTatgctttttatttaaataatctctgtaaaaagtgcttaaaacaattttgaatataaaacattttgacataatttgAGAGTCTACGTCGGAAAATGTCTATGAGAACACGGTAATAATCCCCTAATATTTAAGTAAATAGTCAAAAATACATAAATCATTAACGCAAATGATATTTTTAGTTGAAGCGGTCAATTTGAAGCAAATCACTTTAAAACAAATGGCAAAGGACATTCGAATAAGCATACGTTTATAAGTATAACGATAGGGTTAGAAAAAAAGGTATTTAAACGTTTTCATGAAGACGCAAACAAATAGCATATTAAACGAACATTGTCAGCGACATCGTATTTCGCATCCGGTCGTTTTCCCGTCCGGTTATAGCTTATCTGTAAGACGAGATATATCCGTTGAAAAATCCGGGCAAACTGGTTCCCATAAGGGCAATtctaaaatataaagaagtgaaactccagctgctggagcagtattgaattcttattataaacaattagttggtcctttatttaaggcaagcaATTAGGGCATTGTTAGTTTACAACTTGACACTTATATGATCGAAACGCTAATAATGTAGAATCGGGTAATATTGTAAAACGTTACGCTCACATTAATTAGCGATGAAGCTCGCATTAATGGCAGTTTATACCTGCGTTTATCAATAGTGGCAAAATATTTAGGGCTAGTTTAATGTCCGTATCAAAACCAAACGAATTCGAATGCGACAAAAagcatatgtttgtgtttatctGCGTATTAACGAGGaatatatttaaactattattaaatttatttgttacaaataatgTGATACAATCAACAATTAATTTTTAGAGATATATTTatcgtttttctttttttgaatttttattggtttttattaacattaaattctATATGTTGACTCCTTTattgttactgtttttttttatagattcaatatatataggatcttgcatgagtggtcgttttgtattgaatttattaaacaagtcatcaaaataaagataaatacgAGGCTtgtcgagtttttatctttattaagatgacgagtttaataaattgacaacaaaatgaccacgaatctaagattctatttataatatgaccaacacattttcttatttattttaagctcttttcaccgtatattcacattgtaaaagagtttaactgaagaaatttgctggaataatgacgtcatttcgttaaaaaaaggcgtaatttcacagttatataagtAGTGTAaaaacacccgtgtaataaacaaaatttagcattacgttatttcactcctgaaGCGTAGGTAATGTTATAAAAAATTGTAGAAACGCCCGCAAGTTATTGACCTATATTTCGTCATTTAAATACATCAGCATTGTGTCATCAGTTCCAGATATAGCTGGATATGCGGTTAAAGAAGCCGTTCACACTATTGGCGAAGGCGCTGGTCGAGAAGGAGCTGGCAGTCTCCCTCAGGCTTTCCACTCCACAGGAGATGGCACCCGATATAATGCTGGAGAACACCCTGAAATggacaaataattaaaaaaatcagttcaatatattttatcctCCTTGTCAATAGGTTTATGTAGGTCGTGGTTTACAAGCAATATCTGCATATAACAACACTTTATATACATTCTATAATTAATAGCTTTTACATTGCAGTATAAACATGATTGTTAATGTAAAAGAATAACTTCAATTCCTTATCACAACTACTGGAAAAGAGGTAGCAAGTTTCCATTCTTGACTTTAGCGCAAATcgttgaaataataaaaataaaaacatgatagTTCAAGGACAGATACGATTTTGCTCCTCTAACCGTAGTCGTAGTTTTGTGCATTTTACAATGgtaaataaacatttgtattaatattatttagtAACTACACatataattctgaaaaaaaatcagaatttGAAAGTGATAACAACTGAGTTGTTACCGAAAATAACCTTCAATGAAGTACATAGTACATTTGCTTGACATCGAATGTCATAAGTGAGCACCCCCACCCCTAAGAAAAGAGAGCTAATGACTGACTTTGCAATTTATATCATACCTTAAAAAATGATAACAACTTAGTTGGCACCCGATCCCATACTAAAATAACCGCTGAAAGGGGGAGGTGACATAAACTGAAATGTTTTCACATACCGTATAGAAAACCCGAACTAAATATTTGTAAACTTAGCTTATGATAACAATCAAAAGATAGAATGAGTAATATGAGAAAATAAAGGTGTTTTTGGTCTGGGGCGTAGACCTAAGGCCATatcaatgatacaaatttctgagacagtaagaattggctggctgccaaaacccacgaatgaatgaattcccaaaagtccgatttaccacttggcggtaattcacgGCAATCAAAGAAGTtattcgcagatctcaataacccgccttgtaaatacagaacatcactatataacatgacagtgtcataaaacgtgtaaaaaatattattgaagcaaaattgctaagcattgtcTACGAcgtagtttttattgtttgcatattcctgcgagaataagttcctcacttgacggtgtaggccgaaaagatacgagtgtctacggagacagtaagaagattttttttctgatacattttttgaagacattacagttggtatttataaacatattttaagatattgttatttaattatgcgttaacgagacattcaagaaaaaagaaaatgaaaaaacaacaacaacacattttcatgatcattctcggaaatagacgacgttaccggatatgatatttcactgcgcagatcgagcgcgcaaatcgagcgcgaaaagttctatgtgagacaacgtacacaatctgtacaccgttctttaacagggtaaaggcccagtctcactatgatgccggcggagcccctttgcgtgatccggaatctaccgggatgaaccggggctctaccgggatgaaccggggctccatcggggacgaccgagATGAACCGGGTaaaaccggggctccactgggaaagtattaaaatgtttaatacctccaggatgaaccgggagtcaccgggaaggaccggcaacgaccggcgcggcaccgggaacaaccgggacggcaccgtagctccaccggggcccatacagactccggcagagctacgacaacgccccggtgaatgccgttagagtcccggtatagccaCGTTATATAAGAAAACAGGTGCTCTaccggaacgccaccggcattcaccggggctcctcCGGGGAATTACCGGCGTCGACCGGGGTaacaccggggcgttgccgtagctatgccggggtctgatgccggtatagacacggtgagtgccggcggtttTACGGTATACCGGgtctctgccggctttcaccggggctcaaccggggcactaccggcgacaaccggggctatgccgggacgctgccggctttcaccggggcactaccggcgacaaccggggctctgccggggcctcaccgggataaaccgtagccagtccgggttgaccgggactctgccgggctgttaaccggcttcaaccggggcggcaccgagaaatagtgtgactgcgttaaaacatttctacgaatcatcccggtcctcgccggtcgaccggcgttagcaaaccgggatgaaccggggctctaccggcaaaagtgagacttgggcttaagtggattttcttttgtatacacattaccaaggaagtatgagtgtttttctgatctgttaattatgtaatagaaagctattttaggctattggaagtgatttatttgacgccaacagtAACAGTTTTtatgcggccatgttgttgtttttgtatatcttcaccgcctatgtagacgaacctctaccagatctgtagagttgaacaaaaggttatcgttcccacaaccagtatcgtgttgtcctccaccgtctatgtacactgtagtatatacacaactattgtcttgtcttacggtctctgagcttctgcactcaaccgctagggtcaatccgtataaattcggacaaagggagaaattcgaacaaaacatcgtaaatgcattttacgtcacactaaacctagacccaggccttcagcgcctacagcgcttttaTTATTGATAGGGAACACACGCTTTTATAATGTTGCAGGCAAAACGTAGGTCATTAGAATAGAAAAAAATACACACGTACCTTGTGTCACGCAGGCCGATGAGAAGTCGCGCTTCCTCCATTCCCATCAGTGAGGTGTATGCATCGCCGTTTGTGTCCAAGAAGTCGCAGAAATCCTTGCCGTCCACTTCACCTGGAAAACAAGTTCACTTTACATATTGTGTCCATGTCCTCCTTACaaaaatgaattaattattaGGATTAAACATATGACgtgttagtttaaacatatttcttttttaattatttgtttaatcctcgggtttattgaaacgctctcgagtccgtttcctgggacaagaaccagaacttggtgtattTTAGGGAGACCGAAAGAAAGCTCCCCAAATGGGGATGGAACCTGTGACTTCACGGTCGCTAGACGAACaacatatccattacgccacagCGTCCTAAATGAAGTGTTCAGGGCGTTTTATACATTGGGTTTATTACGTTTGATTTATGTCTCTTTTTTAATTCctatgtttttaatatatatttaacccAACTAAATGATTGATGGGCTAAGTGTGAAATAAAAATAGTGGTTTACACCCACCGCACTAAGGCGGTGATTAGAGCGTTAACCATTTTTGAGTTAAATGTCGGTCTGCACGTATTGTAGAGACCACCGGTAATTGGATGAAAACAAATCTAACGGGAGTTCACAAGCATATTGCTTGATTATTCTATATCATAGTGCATAATAACTTGCttaattttaatcaatttcaCTACAATACACGTGTTTATCGACTTTTCATTATATGTATACTTAATCGTACTTAAATACAAGAAAATCATGTAAACCAATAATGTCCAATAATAGATCGGTTTTGTTATGTTTCGTAATGCAAATGAtactatttttacatttgataaaGCCAATATTATATTCTACCTTCATTGCAGTCCAGAATAGCGTTGATACCAGCGATTTTTATGTCCAAGCATGAGGTGGAAGATGACTCGTATATTGGTTGCATGTGACCGACGAGGCAAATGCTGGTTTGATTCAACCACTGCTTACCCTGGAATACACAAAGAACccaggctttggcaaacagcgtagacccagatgagacgccgcatgatgcggcgtctcatcagggtctgcgctgtttgcttaaagagtCGCTATTTGTTCATCGTACATTTAGTTGCATCATTTACGCTTTGAACTTCAATGTcttgtacaaaaacaaaacacacatataAGCTGATCCAATATATGGTTTCTACCAATAAAAATTATGGACCCATTAAATCCACGGTACTTTTGTACATTGTCTTATTTTCAATGTATACTAATATAAAAGAAAGACAGTGGTTTGTGCAATTGCATGCATGGAACGTCACTATTTGACGTGGAGACTTTCGAAATGATGCTGAATTTTCATTTCAATATTATTGCATTTGACTATTGAAAACCCCATACAAATTCGTCAAACGAGTCGTAGTTCGCATCAATCTTGGAGCAAAAGTGTTTGCTAATTTTCCGCGTGTATCCACGTGCACCGCATGGGAATCTTCGCTCCAAGCAATCATAAAATTCGCAGCGCCCCCATCGAGCTTGTTGCAGGCAGCTTGCAAATTCGGCAGCGGGTACTTGAAATACAATAAAACGCCCTCAATTAGGTTACAATAAATCggaaaaaatatgcaaaataaatcCAAATATAAACATAGGACAACTTTGTGTATAGTATTTGTCTTAGTTCTTTTCACTTTTTTTCACTTCTTGTATGTAAGATGCATGCGAAAGTCTATACCGTGTAAAAGTAACAAGAATTACGATTAGTGTGTCggaaaattcattttaaaagtattataatTATCGTAGTAAAAACCTGAATTTTGATCATGATGAATAGAGTTAAAATTGCATTTTGTTTCGGTAAGGctaagctttttttaatttgtaacacTGCTATATAGAATGAATATAAGTATTAATATAATGTGATAGAAACGTTTGGTGAAAAGAAACGACTTTATATTGAACTATACACAAATGTAAATACTGATATAATCAGCCATAATAAGGCTCTGTTTTACGAGTGCTTTTATACATATgtgtctgagaaaactgggcttaattcaggtgcgtaaagtgtcgtcccagattagcctgttcagtccgcacatgctaatcagggacgacactttccgcttttatggtattttaagtttcaaggaagtccctccttaccgaaaaatcaagtttaggcggaaagtgtcgtccctgattagcctgtgcggactgcacaggctaatctgggacgacactttacgcacataattaagcccagctttctcagaacaagacttaTATGTGGAAATGTCGAACAACTGTTCTTTATTTGAGACGTTTGgcttataattaaataaaaggcAATCATACTTAATGCAACAACACCAGATATGATACTGTAGCATTGTGTGAACTGCTAATAATGTCAGATTAGAAGACACGTCATGTTCAGATGATATGTACTGATGCTCAggatttcttattttaataatgaGTGTTTCAAATGTGTCTCAATCgtttattttttactattaaGCTGCACATGTTTCCAATTGCGGCAGACATcgattgatatttttttattaatggtATCCTTAATGAGTTTTATGACTTGCGATTGAAAAGCCGATTTAAAGATGTAACAATATTTGAAAACGGTCGATAAGTCACATACTATGGAATAATATCTTTTGAGCGAAAAtaatgttaaacttaaaaagTACATATATGATACGGTGTGTGGTGGCATGTgttgggtatgcggatactttgataacagatgacaCGTCGAtgccagataacaacaaaagcaacGCGCGaaaggtaagttcatcagttgttttttttaagttacacCATAAAggttagttttttagacaaggcacatgatcgagtttataaatggtgtattcttttctattgcaaagaaaaacatcacggaagaatggaagattttttccccaaaaatagaaaattcggtcggaaaaaagcattaactggatgaacagtaaacatttcaacaaaataaaactacttagaaatattgcaaggaattgtttgatattccagcatgtagagtaatcaccgtgcttcaaatactgaaattttgatagtattaaatgaaatataaacgaagatatagCATGTTTTAATaagtggtattcatgaagttacggatactttgattcccgatatagggcacttcggataacagagactttcaacaaattgggcactctgataaccgagttttatcttcttcctgaaatgcatttatgtatattatggctagtCTTACCAAAACactttgaagtacgaatcaatttgcattgtcaagcccgacacattttGAATCTATGCATAGCGTAactacatacacatgtaaaatataaccactgacattgttcgttttcaaaaatcttattacttttaatttatattataaacattataagtgcaaattttaaataagattcaaatgcttatttctgaagtaatatatttcaagtgacgaccgaaaatactTGTCTAAatactaaataataaacttgCTTTTAAGTGGTAATTGAGATTAagacaattgaaaataaaacggatcatgtggatcaacacgactgtgttcaattgaacttttagcaggactctagataaggggagaaAGGGGTCTTacagcggccaatacacctcatacaatcctttgtcattggtgctcattagaatcgcaccATGAAGACGATagtaatgcgtagccacaaatttataagagattggaaaactccctttatattgagctttacacattcctttctattttattatcatattccaaagggataagaacatgtttcggtaatagacccttttcacgtttttaattgACGTcagtacatattttttttttatttattgcctgcttactatagcagtattccacagcaaattctgcatttctgatcactaaatagagtgtgttatatctgttaaaaagttatctggaatcgaagtgccattgtctttgagatgatcggtaaaggaagtgtccatgaaaattttggcatccgactcttaaaacatttgaatttcctcaaatgcgtattcaactaaaatttaaaatgttgcaacattaatggacatattgatcgtttatttcgattagttggcacgttctttatctatttccaagtattttgattttgttgaaatacataCTGATCATCGAATTAATGACGATTATCGATTAAATGTTATCTCTTTTTATAAGCCATTGTTTTTCTCACAACTTttttgctccgcaatacgaagtactattccattaatcgaccaaacaatgttacgtgtctgaaaaccaaatgaacagaacataaatgcaaaaaagctgaagaactcaattctcgcgcgtggcttttgttgttatctggtatcgaagtgccatctgttatcaaagtatccgcatacccggcgtgaatagggtttaacccttaaagcgctggagccgaattttaaaggcctttgcaaacagtttggatccagatgagacgccacagaacgtggcgtctcatctggatccaaactgtttgctattctgaaagtattctttgaaaaaaatcgaagaaaatgctaattttagaaattctgcagacgacattttagcagacgacaaatttcccagcatgcaaaggtttaatgcatgtgcgaaaaatgtcgtccaagattagcttaaGCAGTCCGCCTGAActagaattttgctaagaagacactttctcttaacgaaaaatatcacaaaagcggaaagtatcgtccctgattagcctatgtggactgcacaggctaatctgggacgacattttacgcacatgccttaaaccccctttttatagagcacggcccatatatgaTACGTTGTGTCGTGACAAGAACCGCGCGGCTATGTTTATTGTCAATGTCAATATTTGTGTCAAATAACATACGACTGCACTATGTTAAATGTCACAAGACTGCACTTTGATGTCAAAATAGCGATTTTCAGCTTCATATGTGATCATTCATTGAAGGACTTTTTAATAACCTGGACCATATGTTTATCTGCATGAGACGGTCTTTCTCACGCAAAATCGTGTTAATGCATAGGTCAATTTGGGGGGTCAAACATAAAATACAGCACTTCATTGTCAAGTCAAAAGGTTTCTGCTCTATCACTTGACCGCgaataaaagatttaaaaaaatcggaACAAATGTTCACCTATAGGATACGGTGTGTCAGGCGCAAAACCGCGCATCTTAAATCtgaaaggtcaaaggtttaaATATATGACTAAATTGTCAGAAAAGGTATTATGCGCTGTCAAACAGGATCTTGCAACAAGCGATTTAAAACTTAGGTTGAACGTTATTGTTGATCTGTAGAAGTCGGTTTGTCACACAAAATTATCGCGTGGCTATCTTCAGTGCCCATGTTGTTTCGGTAAAAAGTGAAAATCTTGTCAAAATAGGGCTATACCATGACCACTTATTGCTGATTTGGCAATTGTGTTTACCAGTGTGAGTCGGTTTAATACACAATAAAACCAAATTGTTACCTTcaatttccatttttgtgttttaaaaacGATGATGTTATATTCAtaaatcgatttaaaaaaaaaaggaatataGTTGACACTTTTTCATGAtatcatttcatcgttcctcaaaacgTTATAagtctgttgctctggtctcctttctaccattgagtaattaaatggtaattaaattgaatgcgtttaaattcccttttattattgtttaatttgagttgcaatgctttAAGGTTAAATCTTATTTAcaattatatgtatcatgaatattactGCGCCAAGTGTGAGataggttgagcgctcttaaaccggtttaacccctcaatgctttgcattgaccgttccaaggcgatgaccccagctttattcctgtatgtgtgtatgttgttttgtattttgctgtttcgtactgttttggaaattggtcacttgccttaaattaaggaccaactaattgtttataatgaaaatgcaaaactgctccagcagctggagtttcacttctttattttctgaaattgaCCGCTCTACAACTTTTCCATGAAATGAATCTTTAAAGGAACATAAAAACCTGTAAAAATGTACGAGTCGTTTTAAATGCAGTGTATCCACGGTACTACCTTACAGGCCATACTTTTGACCAACGTCACAATTCAGAGCTGATTGTCAAGGCCTTAAGTATTTGTTTAAGCTGTATTTGATATTATTAACATTGTCACGGATAATTCTTCTTATGctattcataattattttatttgataaatgtttCATTTGGTTGCACTTTTGACACATTGTGTTAGATCAGCATATTATTTTTTCTCTAAATAATTGTATAGTTAGAAAATAAATTTGACTCATAAATGCACGCTTTTTAtcttattgaaattgaaaaataatcaGCTAAAAAGGCAGAGCAAACATATTCAGTAATGCCTATGATCAGAGCagaattcataaatattaaataaacacgtttGCTTAACTTGTCCTTAAACAAATTCATCGATATGATTTGTGATATCTTGTCATGTTCATCAAATTATACGTGGGTCATTAAAAGTTTAAAAGATAACAATTGATTGTCGCTTTATTAGCTATTCAAAATGATTATACATTGTGAATGATAAGAAAactcttatatttattttatgattacaAAAAATATCGATGcagatattattaaataaatttcaCTCTTCGGAAAAAGCACTTTCCAACCTTTTCTTATGTATAAAAAAGaatcattaaaaacaatgaaATGCATCTGTGATTATATGTCGATTATCTAATAATATAGTCTATATTTTAAGATCAAATAACATTATAACCGTCACAATGCACTTTAGTGTACGGACGTATACACCCATCGACTTATTGGAAATGCTATATTTGGATTTGCAATGAACATGTTTCCTTTTTGAAAACACCCTATTCGCCATAAATTAAAGCGTTGTTATTCAGCATTTACCTATGAGCGTTTACTATCAAATATGAAAAAAACGCGTGTGTTATTAAAGTAACATATTAAATAACTAATTGTAAATTGTGATCACATcggaatataattaatattaaaataaatgcttCCATATAAATTTGCGcgataaatatatacacatacgCTAAACCAGTTGTATTTTGTTGCGAAATTTATATTTGAGAATGAATTCTTGACATTTCTTCTAATCTTACCCTGATTGGCAGCAATAGGAACATTTGTGTTGTCCTTGTCTCTTAACCTGAGCCAGGAAGGGACAGCAAAAGCATGCCCCACGAACACTGCACCAAACATCAACATCAACAGCTTCATTGTTATATCC contains the following coding sequences:
- the LOC127876475 gene encoding uncharacterized protein LOC127876475, whose protein sequence is MKLLMLMFGAVFVGHAFAVPSWLRLRDKDNTNVPIAANQVPAAEFASCLQQARWGRCEFYDCLERRFPCGARGYTRKISKHFCSKIDANYDSFDEFGKQWLNQTSICLVGHMQPIYESSSTSCLDIKIAGINAILDCNEGEVDGKDFCDFLDTNGDAYTSLMGMEEARLLIGLRDTRVFSSIISGAISCGVESLRETASSFSTSAFANSVNGFFNRISSYIWN